CGACCAGGGGGTCGAGCGCGAGAAGTACGCGTTGCCTTCGGGCGCCAAGCTGTACTTCGAGAACGGGGCCGAGGTGAAGAAGGGCGAGCGCCTGGCCGAGTGGGACCCCTTCAACGAACCGTTCGTCACGGACGTCGAGGGTGTCGTCCACTTCACGGACATCATTGAAGGCCGCACGGTACAGGAGCGTATCGACGAGGCCACGGGCAAGTCGACGCTGACGGTCATCGAGTTCCGTTCGTCGAGCTTCCGCCCCGGCATCTCCATCTGCGACGAGAACGGCGTGTGCAAGACCAAGCCGGACACCGGGACCCAGGCATCCTACACCCTGCCCGTGGGCGCCATCGTCATGGTCAATGACGGCGACTCGGTCCAGCCCGGCGACATCATCGCCCGTAAGCCGCGCGAAACCATGAAGACCAAGGACATCGTCGGCGGTCTGCCGCGCGTCGCCGAGCTCTTCGAAGTCCGTAAGCCCAAGGATCAGGCCATCCTGTCCGAGATCGACGGCATCGTGAGTTTCGGTCCGGACTCCAAGGGCAAGCGCAAGCTCATCGTCGAGCCCGAAGTCGGCGAGGCGCGCGTGTACCTGATTCCCAAGGGCAAGCACATCAGTGTCGGCGAGGGCGACTTCGTCGAGAGCGGCGAACTGCTGACCGAAGGAACGCCGGACCTGCACGATCTGCTGAAGATCAAGGGCGAGAAGTATCTGGCCTTCTACTTGGTCGACGGCGTGCAGGACGTGTACCGGTTCCAGGGCGTTTACATCAACGACAAGCACATTGAGATCATTGTCCGCCAGATGCTCAAGAAGCTCTCTATTTTGGATCCCGGTGACACCGGTTTCCTCATGGGCGAGCAGGTGGACAAGATGCGGTTCACGGACACCAACGCCACGTGCATGGCCACGGGAATGCAGCCGGCGGTGGCCGAGCCTCTGGTTCTGGGCATCACCCAGGCGTCGCTGTCCACGGAATCCTTCATCTCCGCGGCGTCGTTCCAGGAGACGACCAAGGTCCTGACCGAGTCCGCCCTGATCGGCAAGAAGGATTACCTCTACGGCCTGAAGGAAAACGTCATCGTCGGCAGGCTGGTCAATGCCGGCACGGGCTTCAGGGCCTACATCGAAAATGACATCATTGTTCCGGACCAGCCGGAAAGTCCCGACAAGTTCCTGGAGGACCTGGAAAAAGATCCTTTTTTCATGGAACAGTAAGTTTGATCTGGCCAGAGTGTCGAGTTGACAAGGGGAGGGGAGTTCGATTATGAACCCCCTTCTCAAAAAGTTTATTCATGGAGTTTGAAATGCCCACTATCAATCAGTTGGTCCGCAAGGCGCGGGTCCTCCAGGTGAAAGGCACAAAAAGAGCCGCGCTGCAGGGATGCCCGCAGCGTCGGGGAGTTTGTGTGCGCGTGTATACCACGACGCCCAAGAAGCCGAACTCAGCTCTTCGTAAGGTCGCGAGAGTGCGACTGACCAACGGAATCGAAGTGACTTCGTACATCCCCGGCGAAGGGCACAACCTGCAGGAGCACTCCGTGGTCATGATCCTCGGCGGTCGTGTCAAGGATTTGCCCGGTGTCCGCTACAAGATTATCAGAGGTACGCTGGACGCGGCCGGTGTTCAGGATCGCCGGAAGAGCCGCTCCAAGTACGGAGCCAAACGTCCTAAATAGGTACAAGGAGATTGACGTATGCCTCGCAAGGGAGCCACGCCGAAGCGTGAAGTGCTGCCGGATCCGAAGTACGGAAGCCGGGTGGTCACAAAGTTTGTGAACCAGATGATGTATGACGGCAAGAAAAGCGTTGCCGAGAAGATATTCTATGATGCCATTGAAGAGCTGGGGAAGCGCACTGACAGCGAACCTCTGAAGGCCTTCGAGCAGGTTATCGAGAAGGTTAAGCCGCAGATGGAAGTCAAATCCCGTCGTGTCGGCGGCGCCACGTACCAGGTTCCCATGGAAGTTCGTCCGGCCCGCCAGGAAGCCCTGGCCATCCGCTGGCTGGTCAACTACTCCCGCACTCGCGGCGAAAAGGGCATGGTCCTGCGCCTGGCTGCTGAATTCCTTGACGCTTTCAACGATCGCGGTGGTGCCATCAAGAAGCGTGAGGACACCCACAGAATGGCCGAAGCCAACAAGGCTTTCGCGCATTACCGCTGGTAAAAGAGGTTCTTTTCGTGTCTAAACGAGTCCCAATAGAAAATCAGCGCAATATCGGTATCATGGCCCACATCGATGCGGGCAAGACCACGACTACCGAGCGTATCCTTTATTATACCGGTGTCTCCCACAAGCTTGGCGAGGTGCATGACGGTCAGGCGACCATGGACTGGATGGAGCAGGAGCAGGAGCGTGGCATCACGATCACTTCCGCTGCGACGACCTGTTTCTGGCGCGATTGCCGGGTCAACATCATCGATACTCCCGGCCACGTCGACTTCACCGTTGAAGTGGAGCGCTCGCTGCGCGTCCTCGACGGCGCCGTCGCCGTTTTCTGCGCCGTCGGCGGTGTCGAGCCCCAGTCCGAGACCGTGTGGCGCCAGGCGGACAGATATCGTGTCCCCCGCATCGCCTTTGTCAACAAGATGGACCGCTCGGGCGCTGATTTCTACCGAGTCGTCGACATGATCAAGGATCGTCTCAAGGCCAAGCCCGTGCCGCTGCACCTGCCGATCGGTTCCGAAGAG
This window of the Desulfomicrobium escambiense DSM 10707 genome carries:
- the rpsL gene encoding 30S ribosomal protein S12 → MPTINQLVRKARVLQVKGTKRAALQGCPQRRGVCVRVYTTTPKKPNSALRKVARVRLTNGIEVTSYIPGEGHNLQEHSVVMILGGRVKDLPGVRYKIIRGTLDAAGVQDRRKSRSKYGAKRPK
- the rpsG gene encoding 30S ribosomal protein S7 encodes the protein MPRKGATPKREVLPDPKYGSRVVTKFVNQMMYDGKKSVAEKIFYDAIEELGKRTDSEPLKAFEQVIEKVKPQMEVKSRRVGGATYQVPMEVRPARQEALAIRWLVNYSRTRGEKGMVLRLAAEFLDAFNDRGGAIKKREDTHRMAEANKAFAHYRW